aaaatcgaataaaatgtCTGCAATTGTCAACCTACGTGTTTTCCGTAATTTTCAGCAGTTTGTGTCAATTAGACCCATTTCTAATTATCCTACATcatttcgcaaaaaaaaataggaattcAGAAGGTGGATGGTAACTTTCATATTTTCAAACTGGCGCTTAGTAGTGGCTGCAAGGCTGCAACCGGCtttctgttaaaatttattaggagATGACGAATTCCGTTCGCTGGATCTGAGTCCCAACAAGTCGTTGAATATGAGATCATAAGGACGCAAAGTATACAAGAAAGCAGCAGTTCATCCTCCACATTCCAACAAAATGCCAACTGATGAAGACTGTCCCTCAGTTTCGCCAGTTGCCAGGTCTTTCCATTCAGCTAGTGTCCTGCTGCCCTTGCATCAGGGCCGGGTTGTTCCGGGGCAACACCACCCGGTAAATTTGACAATGCACAGTTGATGAAGATCCCACACTTTCTTCACTTTAACACCACCCACTATTGAGAGACAATGCCAAGCATTGAAAAGTGAGAACCCTGCAGTATAatagatattttaataaagttttaactattatttgtttgtagagTTCTGCACAGAGTGCCGTAAGAGTTGGATATCaacgaaaagattgaaaatcatttacccATCACAATCACAACTAGTGATTACCTCAATTCTTTCCCCTCATTGAGTGATGCCCGAGCCAGAATTGTAACACTCCaggtctgaaaagaagaagaaaaaaccgcatttgatttcctgttataataagtaactcttttctcccctcatgtaggtgaaattgagctctttgaaattggacaaccatgccaaggataaatttctctctttttcctgtaccggctgtacgttttgtaagaaacacttcagaactaTTTGggtaaatatgttcaactttctaactgtgagactacaaACTTAGTTAGTTGGTGACTATCTCTTAGCTTAtttgttgtagaattttcagttgtctACCTTGTAACTGCTTGCTAGCTGTAGGttcttttgcaacttttattctgaaggattgtGTTTCCATAGTTTACTTTAACTTAtgtcatttttggtttttgtaattcaagacattgtttccttgaaagttgatagtaattgagttttttttttaataaataggaTTAGTCGGTAAAAAtatgagcttctttgttgctgcccaacgtatacatggatttgatgcagccagctgagggctttaactcttgtaaataacgtaaagtgacatttattcatctagattaattcatttcattttggttataggtttagtgttttatgttcgcgtagttgctgtccgatggGGCACGTTGTTGAACTGTtgaagcctatgctggtgaaagatctttctacatcaagttcaattggccgttccttggtgctgatgttgtgttaccgaagttgcatcatattttgtttaattgtcatcgtgactattgcagtttaccgtttataagttcagaagcaacaaaaacaaatatcgaatgttcatgtcaaacaaataataaacatgttttgggggttgggaaaggaaaatggtggatgttggaggggggagggaggatatttcaagtttggataaaaattcagttaatcaATAACCCTATAAAcgtatccctaccaattaatctccaaaccccacaaacacaTACATTCCAACCCCGTATAttcaaaccccgaaaacatacacctaccaacccttaAATCTATACCTttaaccctataaaccaatattaaaccttaaccatgtaatatctgtaataaataaaaaaatacactgtatgaaataatttttattttcattttaaaatgttcaaaaaatccaataaacagagcgtccggttcaagacggtttactactgcacgagttaaaacgcaacccgccaccaccgctgcggcaatgagacaaaaagcgatggtttagttttgcggaaatctgcatcgtctttgtaacttaactgacggagattttcacaaaaaataaaccatggctatttgtttcattgggtagtggatgcattgttttaactcgcacatgctgttataggaaatgtctacggcccccagagatatgtatctggaccgagaagaagagagaagtacgaggcaagtttttccggggagatgtagtcatactaggcttccgggttagactcatgaccctccaaaagttttcatcggatcatgtgccttccaagtccccgttcgaccagagccctcccctcctcctggtttcacagcgggtgagtgaccaccggcgggcgttggttagtggttagttagggaaacggggccacagaaaagaagggagcccagatatgcacttgtaattgaatctaacaacaaaatttatcagtcttggattacagcattctctcttcggttttcaccagtggatgaagtccatgacaagtatcgaaggattaccctgttagcagaatgaacatttgtttggatggcaataatattcaaataagATTGTAGTGACAGAAagtaatacctcaaatcagGAGGGCCTGTGTAAAGAAGTCAATAAGGAGGATTCGAGGGTAGGAGCCAACGGGTCAGCAAACAacggaccttgttgactttcttgaaatgacAGGACTTTTCATAAAGTCTGCCACGCAAATTCAGAAACCAGCAGTTTAgaatctgtaatttaaaaaataaagaaaaacaaatcatcttGTTTATCATTAGTTTcctcaatgtgcttgacgtctatgatgtaaaagaataattaaacagttatcaGTATAGACTTGAAATTGTCTGAAACATTAGACAGAGTGGAGGGAGATCAATActtaaaatacatattagactgtaTAAGGAAataagttcagtgacatgagaagtgaacttacacatgaaaacACTAATCAGTTATCCAGATGATAAGGTTCTCTAGatgatggaatgagagatttttccatgctggggttggtgatctagcaagtccaatacacacagcagataattatgttgaatcctaataaaagatgagaagaatatgTTCCAGCAattctgtaataaagctagtgttagttattacctgtatcattttgatggcacattcagtaaaacacaatgattttgaacaaaatagttgacagtTAAGCTGCACGACTTTTTTACGTTTCCTCCTGTGATGATGAGAAAcgttaaggttatccaacgtatacaaggaaaagaacacatcaccgacaagttacaaacaaaatcactcgaatttactacctatgaattcattggtatttggttattttcgaagaaaaaatagcgtaacttttgacagcaaaccgccattAGCCCATGACTGACACAaacaacacgccatctatttgacacgtctcaaaactcagtatttgaagGACTGGTCCTGAgatactcacaaaacttgaaaagtgcttttttgtttgctaaacCTTAGCACTCAATCCTTAGAACTATACatagaacaaagctcacttgctagtttcatgcaaattttccggaagtaaaccggaagttcGTGaaagcgcctcaaccattgagctgacgtcaaattaaacaaaaattcgtaATCTCCATAAAATTTGGGGTTTATGCCTATACCTATACTTATAACAAAATCCAacatttggtcaaaatcgtaaattttcctgaactataatTCAGGATATAGGACGATTTTCCGACATTTTAAACTGATACTTAAAATCGACCCTAAATTTGATGAGAATCACGaatatttgaatctttttggCGTCACACGAATATTCACACAACTATTAACGAATTTAGAAACCGGATGTAGACACAAAAGCAGtgatcgaaaatttaacaagtgagctttgttggtggaatcatagttatcgtcagttattactaaaaaaattaccacacAACCGTTAAATGTTTACGatgatgtgcaaagtaactgaaaatgactaatttgacagctgaaaattgtcaaaggcgttgatagaaaaaaagaaacgtttaagTAATACTTCGCTTGCGAttcgcaagaagggcctgatttagGAATTATTACGCAGACACAAAGTTTGAAGATTATAAGAAGATATTACATAAATATTACAAAGTAGTCacagttggcaagcttttcgaattttacaaaaatgcaACCAATGGAAAATTAACTAATTTAAACCACATTTCTAGTGTATGTAGACTtaactgaaaattctacaacagAGAAGCCAAGTGTTTAGTGCATAAGAAGCAAGTTTTAATCACAGGATTTCTTGCATATTTACTTCATCTACAGCagcataatttcaatttatcaCACCTTAAGACAAATGATAAACAAAAGATATGGACAAAGTAGTTGATTGATTTGGATTCTAAGCTAGAAGTTTCCTGTCCTCACATGATCTTTCTTACACAATCCGTCAGTCGTAATTTGTAGAATGCCATTGGTTATCTTTTCCAACAGTGACTGGTtacattaaatttctttctttgggtTCACAAGCTCTTATCtgtttaaatgaagaaaaatccaaatcttgACGCGTGAAGTGACCAACGTACAGGTACAGCCCAGGTGGGCAACcgagaaacaagagaaaacttATTGAGAAACGGCATTTTCGCAATTACCGATTCAGTTTCTTTCACTCTTTAGCACAcgtagaaataaaatcccatGACCAACTTGTCTATAACTAAGATATATTGCCACGAACGATCAAGGAGAACGAACGAAATTTCTGACGTTTTGGTCCTGGCTAACAGAGGACAAAGAAGAAGGTAGGGGCTAAAGGGCTAGCCTATACCCcaacattaaaaacaaaaatggccgccaGATGTCCTCAGTGTCCAAGCCACCATTGTGAATGGCCAACTAAAGCCATCTAGtgtgacgaaaaaaaaatatagccaGCTAGTATGACATGACAATCGCCAAGTCGCCAACAATCGCCAACTAAACCAGCTGCAGTGTATAGaaacccttcgggtaattATAGGACTCTGATACACAATCGATTCAAAGTCAATGCATCTCAGATTTTCAGCTGtcgtttaaaaataattgttagtAATTTATCTGCGCCAAATGATGAAATTCGACAGCATTTCATAAGGAAGCAttgagattttttgtttcgtttttacaATGAAACGCGCTTTTCCTCTAACGACTTTTAACTTGGATTGCATGGGTTGTACCCGAAAAGGTCAGGCATAACTAGGCGACGATCAATGGGTAATACATGTCTCGTAACAAATCGGTTGATACAGGATTAGTCACCTGATATTTGAGTCGATCAAGAGACAAATATTTTAGTCAACATTTAAGTATTGAATTCACACCATTCATGCACTCTATGTTCATGTGCGCACAGTGTCAATACCATTGCAGATGCATACAACTTCGATGTTAATCAGTTTTTTTGAACTAATTATTTATCTCCTTCTGAATATGTACAAAGAATGCAAATGGAACAGGGGGGAAACGCGATGGTACAGAACTGTGCATGAATTCCAGTCAATGTCGTAGCCCATGACATTTGTCTCAACATTTGAGCTTATGATGACATCATAATATACAGCGTGATAAAGAAAACTATTTGGCGGGGATATAGCAAACacagaaaaaacagaaaacaaacaaaaaatgatccgtgggggggggggggggtagaaAGTTACAATTAAGAACAATTTtgcaaacaaatgaaacaaatgaatttatcCAACATTAGGAAATTCTTgttgtcaaacaaataactttGCCGATTCGGGAAGCATTGTAGATCAGGTAATGTACTTTGcgttcgaaaaaataaaaaagattttttttttagtttcagttttttttcgcGAGGGCACAACATTTTTACAGACACTAGCAATCATGAATATTTCAACCCATTCAAACCATGAGAAAACGATTGACATTTGAATTCCCGTTGGCTGTATTTAGCTTACTTTTGAATATAaactcaaattttaaatttaaatttatctcGATCTTGCTAGTTGGTTCATTTTCCTGAGACATGGCGATCGATAAAGTGTTATCcgacaaggaaaacaaatctGAACATAGATAGAGGCAAACTGTAACTTAGCAATAAACAGTGTGAACAATTGAGTCTGGATAATAATCTTCTGAAAACGATCGTTTTTTTGAAGGAAATGTTAGACTTTCGAATTTTCGATGCGAACCTGACTCAAAATCATTATAATGTTAATCTGCCTAAATAACCGCACAAGTTGTAAATACAAAAGAGACAATATACTCACGCAGAGCATAGCCTAGCCCGCACCCCccttcataaaaaaaaaaattataattaaacataaaacaaaatccaatCCTGATTCGCCAACGCTATAGTGAAACATCATAGACTAAGCGCCCAATTTCCCTACACCTGTCTCTGTTTTTGTAAAAACCCCAAGATGTCCGTGTATAGGAACAGATGAACGTATTGTGGAAATTGTACATTTGTCGCTTGCGAAGCAGCACGTCGATTTGAACAATACATACGGATGCCTGTTGTATTCGTCAAGGTATATAGTGGCTGGCAATGTAAATCTAAGCTCCACAAAATAGATGTAGTATAGCCTACAATATAAACCGCGCACGTTTAAAAATACAACCGCGCCTTTCAAATTCGAAACAAGTCACGAACGATGGGTCAGacttacagaaaaaaaatttcccctaaaatatttttgttatacttgtgttttttttttaatgtgtgtgtgtgtgtgtgtgtatcttaCATAATGGTATATGACATACATATTTGGTTCGCCTTGCCCTTTCAAGTTTCCCACAACCGTTTTCCTCACtataaaattgaatgaataaaattattaaccCATTTAAAGATGCATCGACCAATCGCATGAGAGAGCAATTTAATTTCTGAAGCtattaacaaatgaaaatcgtaggtgttgttgctgtgccGGGTCATTAACCGTTGAATCTGCATTTAAAGACTCGGGGAAAAAATAGCGAACTTGGCTATTAGAGCATGTCCGTCGGTATAACAGATCAAAAAGTACACACGGTAACAATAGTacgccattaaaaaaaaaataccatacAAATCGGAACATGGCTGTGAGAAAGTGCAAGTTGAAATCGGTTCTATCCGCGGTTTCAATAGTTCTGACGACAAATCAATTCAGCTGGTCGTTatcttttgataaattttgAGCTGCTCATATCACGAGGATAGTACGCTCTGCTTAAAAGTCCTcctgaaagaaatgaagaaaaataaaaggttaatttcgaaaaaattgaatcggAAAAATTAAGCGTCATTTCTACTTCTAATTCTTAATTCATCCTTTCGCAAAAACAATTATCTCATTGATGAGCAAAAAGTATGAATGAAATTACTGCAATGTACTACAGATCacaattttccttatttcaatTGGGCCATTTAGAATTCTAAAGCTAGAACGTCAAATGTTTAAACTCGTACACAAATAATCACGTTGGAAACGTTGGAAACTATAATAATGGAGTATGAGAAAAAAGCGGGAAATAGCGTTGGAACTTTGAGTAATCAAAAGCGACACTCAATTTGACTATAGTTGGTGCTTACCTTTGTTAGTGTGGTTTCGACAAGCGGAGTAGCGGGTAGGAGAGTGCGACCAAGCGTGATGTGTTAGttgtttgataattttttttttttagatcacgaaaaatcaaatcacatacagtaaaaaataaaacaaaaaacagtagGGCCTTGgttcttattatttcttatatcTTTTCACTCTTTGGCCCGCGGTTGGTAATTTGTGTGTCTATAAATTGCGTAGGTGTTAATGGAGAAGTGATGCGATTAATCGATTAtacggttcttttttttttgtgtgtggtttTGTTTATCGTACCCAGGATCTCCCAGGCGCCAGAGCTGCCAAAGAGCACAGTGGCGGAGGCTGTGAGGAGACAACTGAGGATGACAGTGTGCCACCGGGAGCCGGAACAGAACTCGAAGACGTACCAAAGTGGCCTAAATTGTTGAAATCGCCACTGTTGACGGCCGGCTGCGATTGGTGGTGGCTCAGGTGGTGCTGCTGcaggtagtggtggtggtggtgttgttgctgctgctgcaagcCCAGCtggtactgctgctgctgctgctgctgctgttgcatgaGCTGCTGGTGCTGGCTGAAGTTGAAGTCGAGAGAGCCGTCCATGCTCAGCTCGTGCTTGATGACTTCGTCGACGTTGCAATCCTCAAATCCGCCCTGCAGCGAGTCCAGGTTCAAGTCCAGGTCGTTGGGCATCAAGCCGGACACGAcgccgttgttgttgaggaCGCCCATCAGGTGGCTCATGACTTGCGACGGAGTCGGCGTCGACTCCGACTCGTGCTGGCGGATGTGCTCCGGAGGACTGGGGCTGTGACTGGAACTGCCGTTGCCCTGGGCCAGGGCGGCCCGCAGCAAACCCGAGCCACTCCCGAGGGCGTTGCAATTGTTGGCCGCCGCCAAGTTCACCAAACCCGACTGCGACGAGGTGCAGAAGCGGCCCAAAACGGGCAGGCCGCCCGAGCCGCCGTACCCGACGTTGCTGACAAGTCCACCACTGCTGTTGCAACTgttgtgctgttgttgatcCAGCAACAGCGGAGGTGAAAGTGAATGTAGATTGTGGGACGGAGACAGGCCCTGCATCGAattgaaaccaaaataattgcaattaaaaacttaattttttggggtttttaatAAAGTGACTGTATGTCGTACCTGCAGGGTGGCCATGGAATAAGGTGGCGGAGCATTTGGCGCATCGTTGATGATTTTGGGCGACCGCCCCAGCCCGGAAGACACTGTCCTCACCGACGAAgtcgacgacgatgaagatgaCGAACCGCCCAGAGAGTGGTAGTCTTGTTGGGCCGTCTGACTCGAGTAAGGTGACGCGTAACTAGGCGGATGGCAGAGACCGTAGccgttgctgttgctgttgtttccTGATGACGACGTCGACGGcgactgctgttgctgctgctgttgtcgttTGTGCTGGACATTGGCCGGCCCGTTGGATGCCGATGACTTGCCGGAGGTGGACGAAGGAGCCAGGAATCCGTTTTCGCGGATTTTCATACTTTCGGCGATGTTGTCGACCAGCTGGTCCGGGTCGTAGAAGCGGTCGCTGGTGttgccaccgccgccgcccggCTGGCCGTAAATGTCGGATGAAGACGGATAGTCCTGCGGACTCCACGGGCTGTCCTGCACTTCGGATTCCGGCACGGCGGGAATAGGCGAGAGGCGGCCAATCGAACTGGCGTTGGACGAAGCTCTGGGCCGGAAATCGCCCGGGCTGAGCTGCTGCAGCTGATAGTGCGGATGGCCTCCGTGCGAAAGGGACAGCGGGTGGTGAAGATGCGGCGACTCGGGGAACATGTCCAGTCCCTCCGAAACGGACGAACTGGGCGACGGCGTCGTCATCAAACCCGCCCTTAAAGCTTCGACCTTttatcatatttaaaaaatttgaattgattttaattcattttggcGCGTTTTTAGtcaatttcatcatcttcaagtgattttattatttcaaatttgttttgtttttttcttgcagtggattttaaatttgattgacgACACAGATAACGGCAAGTGCGCGACTCCCGCGCAGTGAGCTATGACGTCACTTCCGGAAGTGCGAATGCAAATGCGCAAATAGGGCGGTGGGGCGGCGCGCGTTTGACGTCTGCTTGCACTTTAAATAAGACGCCCGTTCCGATCATGCTCCAATAAATGGAGGCAAGGACAAGCTGACCCGTCACATAGTCATCAGCATAACGAGCCACGACGTGCGCTATACATCAGACTGCGTTCCTCATCACCAGCAATGaatattcattaaaatacCACGGGGGAACCGggaacaaattttaaattaaaattaaaaaaagacgacgacaTTCGTGTTGATTGacgtcttttaaaaaaaccggaAAACCCTACCACCTCGATAAGTACTATATCGTCATTTAGTCAACTCTGTGGCGGCGACACTTATTATTATGACTTCACTGTGGCCTCACTTTGCATAGAGTAATGACGTTTAAGATTATCTTGTACACAAAAATGAGGAATTTGGAGATCCatagttgaaaaataaaatcaaatcaaaatgtccGCCGGAAATTGGACgatatagaaattaaaataaataaattgacgGGTTGGGAGATTGTGGACTGGGGCATTTGGGTGCAGTGACCTCTCTCTGGGGGACCCAACATTTTTAGATTACATAGCTCAAGAATCCCAGAtcggttttattttatttcttccaaaAATGAGACGTTGTTTCGGTTCCAGAGTCCAGCGACGATTTCTTTACACGCAGTCGTTCgactaaaaatcaaaaaccctTACTAAAACATATTTCTAGAGATGATTGTAGTGTGTTATATCTTCTTTGCTTGTTCAGCAGCGCACGAGCTGCTGTAACACCAAGGCTtttgaacttttgaaaaaattcattacatAATTATATGGATGGAATTCTTTTGACTATTCATTGATACTGCAGAGGAACTCGGGAATAATTACGTCATAATTATAATACTGGAGAGAGCTTAAAATGTCAATGAAATATAGTGCGGGGATGATTTTGTTTACCTTCTTTTTGACTCGCCCTCGCTTCTTCTCGTATTTCGAAGTTTCCATGGAAGTGGCTCGGCGTCGGGCCGATTTGCCGGGCTTGGCGTCCGGGTTGATCATCCACCAAGACGATTTGCCCGTCCCTTCGTTCTGCACCCGCATGAACCGATTGTGCAGCGACAAATTGTGGCGAATCGAATTCTAATTCAAATCGAatacaaataattcaattataaGTCAGTTTAACAGGTTTTTTGTACACAAGTTTACATCGATAGTAcataataaaatgattaataaaattttagcgAGCGTGATTATTTATTGAAGACGGCCACTTTGGTTTGTCCTCTTCTGTGGTCGCTGACGAGCGCAAGAGATGCAATAAGCGGAGGGGGTGGGTttggggggtggtggtggcaaaGCCTCCTTTCAAAAACCCTTtggttatatatatagacgagATCGAAACGAGAGAAGGCGAGATTGATTGATGATTAGAGACCAGGGGATATGGTGGCCAAGGAAGGAGGactagaaaggaaaaaaaaaaagggaactgcGGGAGTAAGCGAGAGCT
The window above is part of the Daphnia pulex isolate KAP4 chromosome 3, ASM2113471v1 genome. Proteins encoded here:
- the LOC124191565 gene encoding forkhead box protein O-like isoform X2; this translates as MAHAHLDLDLDSNFEPQQRARSNTWPLPRPENYVEIKEEPCDVDSLCGGHGGGGGMGGLVGGGMGLNMGSPMDSIKLLDGSCSGGSAAGSAAAAAAAAAKKNSSRRNAWGNMSYADLITQAIQSSSEKRLTLSQIYDWMVQNVPYFKDKGDSNSSAGWKNSIRHNLSLHNRFMRVQNEGTGKSSWWMINPDAKPGKSARRRATSMETSKYEKKRGRVKKKVEALRAGLMTTPSPSSSVSEGLDMFPESPHLHHPLSLSHGGHPHYQLQQLSPGDFRPRASSNASSIGRLSPIPAVPESEVQDSPWSPQDYPSSSDIYGQPGGGGGNTSDRFYDPDQLVDNIAESMKIRENGFLAPSSTSGKSSASNGPANVQHKRQQQQQQQSPSTSSSGNNSNSNGYGLCHPPSYASPYSSQTAQQDYHSLGGSSSSSSSTSSVRTVSSGLGRSPKIINDAPNAPPPYSMATLQGLSPSHNLHSLSPPLLLDQQQHNSCNSSGGLVSNVGYGGSGGLPVLGRFCTSSQSGLVNLAAANNCNALGSGSGLLRAALAQGNGSSSHSPSPPEHIRQHESESTPTPSQVMSHLMGVLNNNGVVSGLMPNDLDLNLDSLQGGFEDCNVDEVIKHELSMDGSLDFNFSQHQQLMQQQQQQQQQYQLGLQQQQQHHHHHYLQQHHLSHHQSQPAVNSGDFNNLGHFGGLLSRAYYPRDMSSSKFIKR
- the LOC124191565 gene encoding forkhead box protein O-like isoform X1; translated protein: MAHAHLDLDLDSNFEPQQRARSNTWPLPRPENYVEIKEEPCDVDSLCGGHGGGGGMGGLVGGGMGLNMGSPMDSIKLLDGSCSGGSAAGSAAAAAAAAAKKNSSRRNAWGNMSYADLITQAIQSSSEKRLTLSQIYDWMVQNVPYFKDKGDSNSSAGWKNSIRHNLSLHNRFMRVQNEGTGKSSWWMINPDAKPGKSARRRATSMETSKYEKKRGRVKKKVEALRAGLMTTPSPSSSVSEGLDMFPESPHLHHPLSLSHGGHPHYQLQQLSPGDFRPRASSNASSIGRLSPIPAVPESEVQDSPWSPQDYPSSSDIYGQPGGGGGNTSDRFYDPDQLVDNIAESMKIRENGFLAPSSTSGKSSASNGPANVQHKRQQQQQQQSPSTSSSGNNSNSNGYGLCHPPSYASPYSSQTAQQDYHSLGGSSSSSSSTSSVRTVSSGLGRSPKIINDAPNAPPPYSMATLQGLSPSHNLHSLSPPLLLDQQQHNSCNSSGGLVSNVGYGGSGGLPVLGRFCTSSQSGLVNLAAANNCNALGSGSGLLRAALAQGNGSSSHSPSPPEHIRQHESESTPTPSQVMSHLMGVLNNNGVVSGLMPNDLDLNLDSLQGGFEDCNVDEVIKHELSMDGSLDFNFSQHQQLMQQQQQQQQQYQLGLQQQQQHHHHHYLQQHHLSHHQSQPAVNSGDFNNLGHFGTSSSSVPAPGGTLSSSVVSSQPPPLCSLAALAPGRSWEDF